From Primulina tabacum isolate GXHZ01 chromosome 2, ASM2559414v2, whole genome shotgun sequence, one genomic window encodes:
- the LOC142536821 gene encoding histone H3.3 → MARTKQTARKSTGGKAPRKQLATKAARKSAPTTGGVKKPHRYRPGTVALREIRKYQKSTELLIRKLPFQRLVREIAQDFKTDLRFQSHAVLALQEAAEAYLVGLFEDTNLCAIHAKRVTIMPKDIQLARRIRGERA, encoded by the exons ATGGCGCGTACTAAGCAAACTGCTCGGAAGTCTACTGGAGGAAAGGCTCCTAGAAAGCAACTTGCCACCAAG GCTGCCCGTAAGTCTGCTCCAACCACTGGTGGAGTGAAGAAGCCACATCGTTACCGTCCTGGTACTGTTGCTCTTCG TGAAATCCGTAAGTACCAAAAGAGTACCGAGCTCTTGATCAGGAAGCTTCCTTTCCAGAGGCTTGTTCGTGAAATTGCTCAGGATTTCAAG ACTGATTTGCGTTTCCAGAGCCATGCTGTTTTGGCGCTTCAGGAAGCTGCCGAGGCCTACCTTGTGGGTCTATTTGAGGACACCAACTTGTGTGCCATTCATGCCAAGCGTGTGACAATCATGCCTAAGGATATCCAGCTTGCTCGCAGGATTAGGGGCGAACGTGCATAA
- the LOC142536822 gene encoding ras-related protein Rab11D produces the protein MASSGYGDASQKIDYVFKVVLIGDSAVGKSQILSRFARNEFSLDSKATIGVEFQTRTLVIQHKSVKAQIWDTAGQERYRAVTSAYYRGAMGAMLVYDITKRQTFDHILRWLEELRAHADKNIVIILIGNKTDLEDQRAVPTEDAKEFAQKEELFFLETSALGATNVEEAFMTVLSEIFNLVNKKNLVAGDDQASDNPTSLAGKKIIIPGPAQVVPEKNRMCCSSS, from the exons ATGGCTAGTAGTGGATATGGCGACGCGAGCCAGAAAATCGACTACGTTTTTAAGGTGGTGCTGATCGGTGATTCCGCGGTGGGCAAGTCTCAAATACTATCGCGTTTTGCGCGAAATGAGTTCAGTTTGGATTCTAAGGCTACAATCGGTGTCGAATTTCAGACGCGAACTCTCGTTATCCAGCATAAGTCTGTTAAAGCTCAGATCTGGGACACAGCTGGCCAGGAAAG ATATCGAGCAGTCACAAGTGCATATTACAGAGGTGCCATGGGGGCTATGTTGGTGTATGACATAACGAAAAGACAGACCTTTGACCACATACTACGTTGGCTAGAAGAGTTGCGTGCTCATGCTGACAAGAACATCGTGATAATTCTGATCGGAAACAAAACCGATCTTGAAGACCAGCGAGCCGTGCCGACGGAGGATGCCAAGGAGTTTGCTCAGAAGGAAGAACTATTcttcttggaaacatcagcactTGGAGCAACAAACGTGGAGGAAGCATTCATGACTGTGTTAAGCGAGATTTTTAACTTGGTGAATAAGAAAAATCTTGTTGCTGGTGATGATCAAGCTAGTGACAATCCTACTTCTTTGGCTGGGAAAAAGATTATTATCCCTGGACCTGCGCAGGTAGTCCCGGAAAAGAACAGGATGTGCTGTAGTTCATCTTGA
- the LOC142538047 gene encoding transcription factor bHLH30-like — protein sequence MFSINPASFYELGNCLDSYDPILQRTLSSSPPLTEDNHLSENVKHMTEAKAVPASNSHKEAERRRRKRINGHIATLKAILPNVHKTDKASLLGEAVRRVKELKQATAELTAMDHTGTTLNFPVFPTETDELKVCPCEGGSGLIKATLCCEDRPEMMLDLIQALNSVKAKVGLESVSMMRMWMKTNVEMLFFVVRMAKRLN from the exons ATGTTTTCGATTAATCCTGCAAGTTTTTACGAACTGGGAAACTGTTTAGATTCTTATGATCCTATTCTTCAGAGAACGCTGAGTTCATCACCACCATTAACAGAAGATAATCATTTGAGTGAAAATGTTAAACACATGACCGAGGCAAAAGCAGTTCCAGCAAGCAATAGTCACAAGGAAGCTGAAAGGAGGAGGAGAAAGCGAATCAATGGCCACATCGCCACTCTCAAAGCCATTCTTCCAAATGTGCACAAG ACAGACAAGGCTTCTTTGCTAGGAGAAGCAGTTCGGCGCGTTAAGGAGTTGAAACAAGCGACCGCGGAATTAACGGCCATGGATCATACGGGCACAACCTTAAATTTCCCCGTGTTCCCGACTGAAACAGACGAGCTCAAAGTATGTCCCTGCGAGGGTGGTTCGGGCTTGATAAAGGCAACATTATGCTGTGAAGACAGGCCCGAAATGATGCTTGACTTAATCCAGGCCCTGAACTCGGTCAAAGCGAAGGTGGGATTGGAGAGTGTTTCGATGATGAGAatgtggatgaagacaaacgtGGAGATGCTTTTCTTTGTAGTGAGAATGGCGAAGAGGTTAAATTAA